In Cyclopterus lumpus isolate fCycLum1 chromosome 13, fCycLum1.pri, whole genome shotgun sequence, the genomic window AAAATAGCACATCGTCAGGTATTGTTAAACGCTTAAGTTAGTTTTCTATATGGGAGGAGGCTCTGAGagaatacattattttacaatCAGCTAACAATAAAGagttaaaacaaagttaaaacaatacagtatatatatatatatatatatatatatatatatatatatatatatatatatatatatatatatataccagcaATGCAAGTTTACAAGCACTAAATTAAGATTGAGTGACAGAAGAAATGCTAAAGCTGCCGTATCAGCATAAGAAACAATAATCTGCATGgctggagagaaaaaataagtCTTTATTTAAATAGAACAATGATTCATCAAAGATCTTCTAATTTACAGTATATGGGGCAGAGGCGGGTGTACAAGCTCCGCCCAGGGGTGTCGGCTTATGAGGTGTGACATACTTGAGCTTGATACAAACCAGCACTGACTGAGAGTCTCCAGTTAGTGTTCATCACATCAGTGGACAAGACACATTTGATTTCTGTCAGGTAAGAACTGCTAACGTCTTTTTTAAATCTAGGGTTACATCTCTGACTTCAGAGTACATCTCTTTTTCACTGTAAACTTGcagttgttacattacattacattacatgtcatttagctgacgcttttatccaaagcgacttacaataagtgcataaaaccgtgagtccaaactcagaacaacaagaatcaagcaagtacaatttcttcaataaagttaaactacaaagtactatccgtaagtgccatttaagtgctactaaagtgctatcggtaagggacatttaagtgctactacggcatttaagtgctacctattcaaggtatagtcgaaaaagatgtgtttttagtttgcgccggaagatgtagagactttctgctgtcctgatgtcaatgggaaactcgttccaccaatgaggagccagcacagcaaacagtcgtgattttgttgagtgtttagctcaaTGTGAAGGAGCttcaagccgattggcagaagccgagcgaagtgaacgggctggggtgtgaggttagaccatgtcctgaatgtagaccggacccgatctgttcgcagcacggtacgcaagtaccaatgttttgaagcggatgttAGAAAGTTGCAAGCGGGCCGATTGGGAATATTTAGAGTAATGCCAAACTTAAGTTTACACATCCCTGATTTGTTTTTACTTGCATTAACTCTAATGCTTTAACATCCTCTTATACaccataaaaacatatttaatccATTTTACATTTGAACTTGTTATGCCTCGGTTGTATCTGTTTCCAATCGCTTCAGTATTTTTCTTGTGAGACTCTAACGTGTGAATTTCACCTCTCAGGatcaaaaaacacaatatgCATTATCTTAATACTTTTGTTATTTGGTGAGTGGTTTAGTTCCTTTGATGTATCATCATGGGATGTTCAAGTAATCCATCTTTTTGTTGTGACATTGGTTTCAACCTTTTTAACACATCGTCTCTAGAAGCTCAACCCAGTTGAGAAAACATCAATAAGGACTGTTGTCAGAATGTCATACCTCCTTTGGCTCTACTCCTTTTGAGAAAAACAGAGGGAGAAACAAATGTGGATGAaccttttgacattttctgtcCAAACAAACTTCATGGATGGGTGATATGTGTCTTTGTTTAGTCATTGATGTTTGAATAATACAACCACATCAACTTCCAAAGGCTGTAGGACAATCACTCGGGATGACGCACCAGTCCCCCACACTCTCCGAGGCGCAGAAGAAGGAGCTACATGAGACTGCTCTACGCATAGTTTCTCCAGGAAAGGGCATCCTGGCTGCAGATGAATCTGTGGGTCTGTAgcactctctcttttcttttaacgGTAGAAAACATGCATGCCAATAATGTTGCACTCTGACAATTACACTCAACAGTCAGTTATGTGACTGATGGAGACCATCCAGTCCAAAGAGTGCACAGTATGGATATTACAAAGGCATGTATGTTAACTGCAGGCAGCATGGCTAAGCGCCTGGCCCAGGTGGGGGTGGAGAACACAGAGGAGAACCGCAGACAGTACCGGCAGATTCTCTTCAGTGCAGATGATCGCATCAACGGCTGCATCGGAGGGGTCATCTTCTTCCATGAGACGCTGTACCAGCACTCTGATAACGGCGTTTCCTTTGTCAAAATGATCAGGGAAAGGGGCATCATGGTCGGCATCAAGGTGTGGCAGTTTAGTTccaaatcatttaaatgtggAGCGTCAAATCATACCAACCCTTGAGGGAATATAGGTTGATTTTCTGATTAAATGTGTATCATCATGGCAATGCATTCTGGTTATCAGTCGTTTCTGTATATGATAATTCCACATCAGGTTTCTATACCTTATTCCACAGGTGGACAAAGGCGTCGTACCTCTGGCAGGAACCTGTGGAGAAACCACCACGCAGGGTCAGACCAAAACAATTTAGTTTTGCTGCCGATATCACTCACACCCTTCAGAGGAAGGCATTATTTATACGAGACAAACTATCACTCTTTTCTGAACTTCACAGGTCTGGATGGATTGTCAGAGCGCTGTGCGCAGTATAAAAAGGATGGAGCTGTGTTTGCAAAGTGGCGCTGCGTGCTTAAAATCAGTGACACCAATCCATCGAAACTGGCAATCACAGAAAATGCTAATGTTCTTGCGCGCTACTCCAGCATCTGCCAGCAGGTCAGAACCCAACAGTGTAAAACCATGTCGATACAAGTTTATGATGCATCTGTGTTGGTCTGATAATCTTTCCTTTTCTCGGCCAGCATGGCATTGTGCCCATCATAGAGCCGGAGATTTTGCCTGATGGAGATCATGACCTGAAACGCAGCCAGTATATCACTGAGAAGGTGGCTTTTCTACCTCTCACATACTACATGTGTGCCATTGTTAGATtcaagagaggaaggaaagtaCCTGTCGTCTGGCCCTTTGgtgaaacaatgtgtgtgttgcaggtccTGACATCAGTCTATAAGGCCATGTCGGACCACCATGTGTACTTGGAAGGCACTCTCCTCAAACCCAACATGGTCACCGCTGGACACAGCTGCCCCACTAAGTACAGCCCAGAGGAGGTTGCTATGGCAACTGTAACCAGCTTGCGCCGCACTGTCCCCCCGGCGGTCACAGGTGACCCCCGAACGCTGTTGTGGCTGGAGATGATTTTACAGAGATATGTTTGAAGTTTGCAGCaacaaaatgaaagtaaaaCTAGATTCTTTTGTTCACACACAGGAGTGGCTTTTCTCTCAGGTGGTCAGAGTGAAGAAGAGGCCTCTGTTCACCTCAATGCCATCAACAACTGCCCTCTGGCCAAACCCTGGATCCTAACGTTCTCCTTCGGCCGAGCCCTGCAGGCGTCTGCCCTCAGAGCATGGAGAGGACATAAAGAGAACGAGAAAGCCGCCACTGAGCAGTTCATCAAGAGAGCAGAGGTACCTCCGCCTCTTGTTTTCTGCAGATCCTGATCCATAACTTGACCACTAATCAGCATGTGTTTCCTATTCTGTGTTTATTTGCTTGTTTAATGACTTCTCTGTCCACAGGCCAACAGTCTGGCATGTCAGGGGAAATCCACTGGTGGGGATAACTATGGCGAGTCTGGCCAGCGCAGCTATGGCTCCTGTCATGCATACTGAGAAGCCATGTTTCCATAAGCACCGTGTTGTCTTTCATCACCATAGCAAAGAGGAATTGTAATGTGGATAATTAGGTGATCTCAGAATTCGGACTCTCGTGatgatgttgaataaaaaacaagCGTGTCTCTTTGCCTTGACAAAGGAGGACAATCAGAACATTGCCTGGATATTTCTAATGCATGTTGCGGGGATGTTTGCTTTACTTTTGTTATGGATGTACATGCTCTTGTGACAGTGCAATCTTGCATTTACTACTTAGCAACACAAATACTAACAAGCCATTTGCTGTTAGTTAATTGGATATTTGCTGCTGAGCAATGGCGTAAGTTTGTATGAAAAATAAGGATGATTACGGAATTTCTGACCTACAATTTCCCACCTGTTAGGTggaaatatctatatatatataatatatgtgcaAATCTTCTCTGTGTACAAGGTTGTATACTTTAGTTCCGTTAGTGACAATgcacaataataaatattgcaCCTGAATTAGCTTCAATCTAATCTGTCTCTGCAGTGGTGGGTAGAAAGTACAATCCACACAGCAGACATTTACAACACAATGTGATTTTGTGCCTGTTGTCATTGTGAACTTCAAATAGTCTGATAAACAGTTAAAATGTAAGCATGCAAGCAATAAAAGAGTGTCCAGGTTCAGTCTGGTGTGGgcgtttagttttttgtttatcAAAGGTTATGTGAAGTGTCAGTAgaccaaataataaataacatgttttaGTATACTGTTGTGTTTCCTATACAATAATCAAATTAGAGACAGTTAGGTAACATACCGTATGTTCAATAGTTATACTTCTTTAGTCCTCTTGATCTAAACGTccaaaatatacagtatgaaaGGTCAAATTTGAAGTACAGgttaattcaaaatgttgaatgatAATGCCCACGATATTGCATGTAATGTCCCACTATTGCACAGTATGTCCCAAAAGACAAACCGCATTAAGGATCCTAatccagagagggagagagagagagagcgagagagagagagagagagagagagtaaacaaacaaagcagaaTGAGCAGAGGAAATCTATTAACTCTCTAACAAACAAAATATGGCAATATGATCACTTAATTATTTCTCAAGGGATGTGGTGATAGGAATGCATGCAGTATTGATTCATTCAAACGTAATTTCCTACAGCAAACAGGACTATTCCTATCAGGCTAATTTCCTcgctaaaatgtatttttcgaTTTCAGGAAACAATACATCAAATCTTCAAATTCACATATTACGAGACAGTTTTTCCATTTCAATCTCTGTAGTCTTAACACCATCAAAGCTGTCTTGGCTGTTTTGATGTCTTTTGTATAGTGACCCACAAACCATTTACCAACACGTTTAGTATGGAACAATAAGTTAAGAATAAGATAACCGCTATACCCATCGTGATAAAGGGgtgtatacatttataataattgttGATTAAAACTCGACAGGAGTAATCTAACAATTGTATTAAACTTTGACAATGGTAATTCATATGCTATTGTAACATTATGCAAGATTATACCTACAGTATGtgttttcattatctttgtAGCAATCCAGAGGGAGTTTTCCACCTAATATTGACATTTTCTGTGTCTGGTTGATCATATAACCTGTAATTTAGGTTAGCATCAGTTTCAAAGTAATGATGGAGTAAATTATGGTGTATTGCATTTGAGAATAGAAAGTATTTACGCTTTCTTGTTTTCcctgttatttttctttcaataaGGTATCTGTCTGCCCAAAGAcataatgaaaagtaaaaaggaTTTGACCGTAACTCTTACTAATATACACGGCCCCTGTTAATAAACCagtgaattaaaacaaatatttagagTGGACTATCATTCTATTAGTTAGATTTAGTTTTGCTACTACCAAAGACATTATTAATGGTCATCACAACCCCTTGACGTTTCGCGGACTATTTCGTAAGGCGGAGGTGTCCGCGCTGGCTGCGGTGTTTCAGATATTCATTACGGCTTCTGTAAAGGAGTTTCGGGTCCGGACTCCGGAGGAGTGGGCGCCTCACTGGAAGTCCTGTCGCTCCACTAA contains:
- the aldoca gene encoding fructose-bisphosphate aldolase C-A, translating into MTHQSPTLSEAQKKELHETALRIVSPGKGILAADESVGSMAKRLAQVGVENTEENRRQYRQILFSADDRINGCIGGVIFFHETLYQHSDNGVSFVKMIRERGIMVGIKVDKGVVPLAGTCGETTTQGLDGLSERCAQYKKDGAVFAKWRCVLKISDTNPSKLAITENANVLARYSSICQQHGIVPIIEPEILPDGDHDLKRSQYITEKVLTSVYKAMSDHHVYLEGTLLKPNMVTAGHSCPTKYSPEEVAMATVTSLRRTVPPAVTGVAFLSGGQSEEEASVHLNAINNCPLAKPWILTFSFGRALQASALRAWRGHKENEKAATEQFIKRAEANSLACQGKSTGGDNYGESGQRSYGSCHAY